The Mercurialis annua linkage group LG7, ddMerAnnu1.2, whole genome shotgun sequence genome includes the window GTACGTTACCGAAGTAATACACCTCATAACCCATTTTATCCAAACATGATGGAAACCCATTCTTCGTAAAATACGCTTCAAGAAAGCCCATTCAGTCCTCTCGTATGCCTTGCTCATATCCAATTTGAGGGCTAATTCAAAATTGGATTTACCCTTCTTAGTCTTAAGGTGATGTGTGAGCTCGTGGGCTAGCAAAATATTGTCGGAAATATTTCGACGTTCAACAAAGGCGCTCTGATGTTCACCTATAAGAGTTGGCATGAAAGTTTGTAACCGAGAGGTGAGAATTCTAGAgatgattttgtaaaaaatggGACACAAACTAATTGGTCTCAAGTCGGACATAGACTTTGGATTTTGGATTTTGGGTATAAGGGTGATCGCGGTGTGATTTAGGCTAGTAGGAAGCTCACTGCCTTCGAAAAAACTTTGAACAGCCCCACACATATCCCTCCGAACCGAGTTCCAATTTGCTTAGAAGAAAAGGGTAGTCATGCCATCTTGACCCGGAGCCTTATTCGACTGAATACTGAAAACAACTTTGCGAATCTCCTCATCCACAACAAGCCTGGTGACACTGGAGTTAACCTGACGGTTTACCCTTGAGTTTTCGGGCATTGAACTTTTTTGATCAAAACCACGAGGACAATCGTCTGCGGCAATCTTCTATCTTCTTATGGATTTGTCGCAGCGGACTGTCACTCGTCAAACCTGATTTAACATGGCCCCAACTTtccaaaatgatattttgagcTTCAGCATTATCAGTCCATCGCTGGTCCTAAACAAAGCAAAATTTGCCCTCAACAGTGTTCGGGCAGGAGTCCAAGAGAAGAGGGCGGTGATCTGATCCTAATTCAGACAAGTGATGCACCACCCCTGAGGAGTATCTATCTAGCCACTCAACCGAAGCAAGAACCCGGTCCAATCGCATTTGTATATTATCATTGCCCCTACGTCTGTTATTCCAAGTGAAGGGGTGACCACTGAAACCCAGATCTTGCAGTTGGCTACTAAGAATGAAGTCATTTAGGGCCTGTAACCGGTTGGCACTAACCCTATTCCTTCCTTGTTTCTCATTGATGTTACTTACACAGTTAAAATCCTCTCCCACAATAATGCAACCCCTGAGTTGGTTAATGTAGTTTGATAAAAAACATAACTGAGCAACACGATCCACATAGCAAACATTAAGATAGATACCAATAAGATGCCAAATGGCATTGTCGTCATGGTTGACAAAAGTACAATGAAGGTAAAAAAACATCCCTACTAATAATACTAACATTACAACTTGAACTCCAAGCCAAAGGGAGCCCACCCGAGATACCAAATGGCTCTACAAAATCAAAGTTTTTCAATCCATACTTCCTAAGAAAAGCTTGCATAATACTGCCTCTATTCTTTGTTTCCGATAAAAAAGACCACATCCGGGGAATGGGATTTTAGTACCCCTCGCAGATTGTGACCTGTCAAGGGGTTCCCCACACCTTGGCAGTTCCGGAAACTGGTCTTCATTTATCTGGTGGGGGTCCAGTATGGTTGGAACCCACCACCGATTTGGACGTACGGGATACACAAGTTCTCTTGGACACTATACTGCCATCTCCTTGCCTGCCTCTCTTCAAACCACCGGTATCAACCGGAGTTCCTGCTTCACCCTTCACTTCCTGAAAGACTTGGACATCAGCTGGAGTTCTCTCTGTTGAAGGACCTGATTCTCTGGCCAAGGATTTCCACTTCCGGCGAGAAGCTGGTGGGTTATTAATATATAGGGTTGGCGTAGCTGCGGGGAGTTATGAGAACTCACAGGAAGAACCAGGGATTTGGGTCGCAAAGATACCTTTAAAATTCTCAGGAAAGGGTGTGTTGCTGAGGTGGGTATTCAGAGAGGGAAATACTTGAAAATCAGTTAAAGAGTTGGGTCTCACACTTCCAGAAAGGGTAGCATAGTCCTGGCTTTTAGGAATAAAAGGGCTTGAGGCCTGGCTTTGGGCCCATCCAGGGGGATGACTTAAATTATGAGGAGGAGTGGAGTTAAAATTAGAGGAAAGGATTTCATTGTTACCCAATGGAGGAATGCCCTTACCGGTTACCAATGAGTTCTCTTCAGGGAGAGGAATTAAAAGATGCAGCAGGCCCAACTCTTCCAAAATTCTGGTACTACACTGAATACCCCCAGTAGCTGGTCCCGGCCCGAAGAAAGGGTCAGGGGCCATTATGAAGGGGTCCAAGAGGACTGTTTTGTATGCCTTAGGGTTTTGGTAGGTTGGCTCCACCAGATTATTGCTTGCGTCCCATTCACAAGCTCTTACCACATCAGGGTGTCCCAGGAAAACACCCATATGGTATTAGCTCATTGGTGTAAAACTCTCTCTCCCTGATCTTGTTTGCTGCAGCCTCGGTAGGGGTACCCAGGATGGTACTGGCACCACCTAAGAGGAGCTTATCTTGTCCCTTTTGACCCAATGTTAGGATTTGCTCTGTATTCCTTTTTGCTAAATTCCCCAAAAAGACATCAACAGTCTTACCTTTATCCTCTGACAAGCCGGTGCCACCCTTTTTCGCCACATCCCAATGGTCTGAAGCCAGTATCCCTTTACCTTTTTGTTCCTTTGGTTTCCCCGTAGCCAAAAGAACCGGAGGAGCCACACCAACACCGGGAGCCACCACTGCCGGAGGACCTTGAATCTAGACACTGGCCAGTAGAGGAGTTGGAACATGCTCTGATCCCCTAGTTAGGAACAATGGTCCTCCACTAGAACCATGTCCCCTGCTCATGTTCCTCATCGTGTACCCTACTTTCATCCATGGCCCAAAACCTGGTTCATCAAACGAAGTGGAAGTCTCCACCACAGTCTTGCATGAGAAATCCATATGGCATATGATGCCACAGTTGAAACAAATATTGGGATCTCATATTGGAAATCAATCCACATGTTTTGTCTCTCCTGGATCGTAGTATGGAACCCCTTATAGAAAGTTTTGGTAATATCGACCATCACATGCAACTTCATCGTACCTCGAAGTTCGTAGTTAAAACCATCTTCTCCTCTTGCAGTAAAGGATAACAACTCCACAAACATCTGCCCTATCCTTTCAGCATTCTTCTGATTCATGTGGGTTGGAGGCAAACCTGAGACATGAACCCAGAATGGGCAAAAATCAAAGATCATCTTACCGATGGGAATATCTGAAGGCCAACGCTGCAGGACCAGTAAATTATTGCTAAGGCACCACGGACGCCCCCTCCAAACCCGGCCCAAATCCTCCTCATTAGTGAAAGAGAAGATGAAGATCTCCTTCTCCTTAGTGATATGAAGTGCATATATGAATCTCCAAACCCTAGTCAGGGTATCTTGTAAGAAGTAAGAGTTTAAAGTATTTGTCCCCAGAAACTTGCCCACCAGGACCAATCTATTTCCCACCTTTTCATTGACTAAGGAAAGAGTGGGACCCAACACATTAAGATTGGCAGTCTAGAGGGTGAGCTCATTGATGGCAGATTGTTGTTGTTGAGACATGATATCAGTGGTTTTTGTAGAATAAGGGATATGAGTTAAGATAATAAAGAAGGGATGTTGGTAGGTGGAAAAGATCTTAAATAAGTGGGCTTTGTAGGGCAAGGAGAGGCAGTAATAAAGGATGTAGCAGGTTAGAAAGAGGAGGAGATAAGGGTTGTGGAGGAAATTTTCAGAAGATCATAACTGAATGAGATAATAAATGAAGTTTGAGGATGGTGAGCTGAAGGTGAAGGTAAGGGGATGTGGAACTTTGGGTTTTATGCATAAAAGTGATAAGCGTTGTAGATGGGCATAATGGAGATAAGCATGTAAACATGTACAAGATAAGGAGGAGATAACCTGAAAGAGTGAAAAACACGGCAAGTAAGGAGCTAAATTCCGGCTAAAAAGAGAACCTCAGGATAAAATGAGGGAGGAGACCAAGCAGGGATAAACCCAGAGAGAGATGTTTTGTCGAAAAAGATTGATATATACTGCTATATTTACTAGCTATGAATGAACGACCTAAAATTCTTTGAGTAAGACAAAAATAATACAATGCTCAAAACAAAAGACAAATGACATCACTTTTAATTACACAAAAAAAACACTATGCTATACACGTGTAAGCAttctttgagaaaaaaaatacatgtgtAAGGATTGACTAACtttgaaagtttgaaattgaTGTTGCAAATGTTATCTCAAtgctataaatttatatttcatacttttatttttatttccaaCAATTATTTCTtattaccaaaaaaatattGCCCCTTTTAAGAGAAACATTCTTTTGCTCTATTTGGACTTTTTAAAAAACTAGTGTcactttacgtgtttcacacgtggctcgtagtgtgactcgtcaaattatcaaataaaatttgaaataatagttaattggaatagtttatcttattaaataCTTTAGATGACTGTTTTgaatgtttaaaaatttaattggtattcaaattttataattatagaaaatataaagtaaaaattaaaatagtagttgATGGATACCAaatcctattctacttataatggagcTGAGTCGCAGGAGTTCTATTCTCAGACGAAACCAGACTCCCGCTCAAAGGGTTTAATCAAGATAACCCCGCGGCTGAATCCACAGGATCTGCCTCGACTGGAATACAACATCATTCGATAAATCTCTGAGAACTCGAACAAAGCGCGTCGATCCTGGGATTCGGACAGATTACCAGATCTGCTATATATTCTCGAGTAtatttcctatttggatacaaactccaacttaggaagataactccaacttagaaagacgagactatttaggaaggcgttcctaaataggactctaaTCTGAATAAGGAATCACACTCCTAATCAtggtcaaaccctactaaataggaatcattTTCCTATTTCATAACTATAAGGTAtacattcgactactataaaaggagtttgaggtatgcctaaacacacagcttataataaatacaaatattctcccataagcctaaactgacttaagcatcggagagctaatctAACAAATCGTCtgattagccatctacactgttttgcaggattaacgccgtcgagatgcgggaatccatcaattggcgTTGTCTGTGGAAAAAGCTTGAAAACTCCGAACttgaaggagcttttctgaactcaaataaaTCTTATTGAAGGATGACATCTGACGGGACTAATCTAAAAGAACAACAAATAAATCCAACAAAATTGGAAAGGGTGAGAAGATATAAAACTGGAAAGGAAAAAGAAGCCGCAAATTTGGCACAAATAAGCTGCTCAATATAGAAAAGAGGAGGGAAACATTCAAGTGAATTAAATTGGTGGCCAATGAAGCACGTCAAAGTGAAAATCAGTGGAAGAAATATGTGTGTAATAAAAACTTCAAGAATAACAAGTATTAAAGAATGAACAAGCAGGTCACTTCATAGGCCAAATCGAAGCAGGTGACTAACAAACAGGTCAATTCATATGGCCAAATTAAAAAGAGAAGGCGGGTTATTAAAGAATTTGGTCGCAATTAAGGAAGCAGATTTTTGCTAGCAGAGAATAGGAAATACTCCAACAACAAAACTACATCTTAGCAAAGAATATTTTGGAATCACCAAGACCACATTCGGGATTTTCAAATTCGAAATATTATCTTATTGTCAACAAAATACCAATCACGATAAGTCTTTCTTTCTGGaatctatttatttttcttatcggttattaattttgatttcaaaattaaagaaaaaataaactattatattttATCTTAGTTTAAATTTCACTTTTACATGATTTCGTGcataattatgcttttaaattaaaatttgataaataaattatataattggaaaaagtgtaaaaaaaaGGAAGAATAAAGTCAAATAAAACCAAGAAAAGACTCGGCCTAATAAAACTCGGTCAGaaagaagaaattaaaaagaacaccaagaagaataaaagaaaaaattacgaAAATCAGGCGAACAACGCCCGAAAGGCAAAGAGCGAAGTAGCTCGAGAGGCGAAGCCTGAGAGTCAAACCAAAGGCGAAACAAACATATTGTTGAAGAAGAAGTTCCAATCAGGAGCGAAAGAGGAGAAAAAGCTACAAAAATTGCAAAGTTAAGAGATCatccaagaaaataaaattaaaagccTAATGTTGTGATGGATCGAATCACAACATAAATACGAAGAAAGACAAACAATTGGCGGGAGAAAATATCTCAGAtctaataattacaaaaagaagAGAAGATTGAAAAAGAGAGATGGTGGCAACAGAACTCCTACAAGAAACAAAAGAACATAAGAAGCACAATAAAAATTGGTGAACCTAAATGCTAAAGGACGagaagaagaaacaaaaaatcaaagaaattttATCCAGAACAAGAATGAAGATGgagaaagaaatcaataaaGGGAACAACACTCGGAGTGAAATGAtgcaaaaaatgaaagaaaaaaccTTGGGCGAAACAGACAGATAAATGAAGAAGAAACTCCTATAAGAAGTAAAAGAACAGAAAAAAGACCGTAAAAAaggaaaatcaaacaatataagGAGAACCCAGAAAGCAATAAAAATCAAGATATgaagagaaaaataattaaccAAGAAGAATAAGCTAAGACTTAACCAATAGGAGATAAGTTTGCCTGAACCGTAAAGGAaaaaaccccaagagggaaaaTAATAGATAGATTCGTCAGAATCTTGAATAAAAACCTTAGGAGGGAAACAAGAGATATGTTTGCCCGAACCTTGAAGAaaaaaccccaagagggaaagaagA containing:
- the LOC126656806 gene encoding uncharacterized protein LOC126656806 — protein: MKTSFRNCQGVGNPLTGHNLRGSHLVSRVGSLWLGVQVVMLVLLVGMFFYLHCTFVNHDDNAIWHLIGIYLNVCYVDRVAQLCFLSNYINQLRGCIIVGEDFNCVSNINEKQGRNRVSANRLQALNDFILSSQLQDLGFSGHPFTWNNRRRGNDNIQMRLDRVLASVEWLDRYSSGVVHHLSELGSDHRPLLLDSCPNTVEGKFCFV